In Nocardioides luti, the DNA window CCGCCCGACCACACGGCGTTCCGCCGGCTGGTGGCGCGCGGCTTCACGCCCCGGCAGGTGGGCGAGCTCGAGCCGCAGGTGCGCGCGTTCGTCGTGGAGCGGCTCGAGCAGGTGCGCCGGCAGGGTGCCGCCGACATCGTCGCCGCGCTGCTCAAGCCGCTGCCGAGCATGGTGGTGGCGCACTACCTCGGTGTCCCCTCCGCGGACCGGCCGCGCTTCGACGGCTGGACCGACGCGATCGTCGCGGCCACGAGCGCCGGCAGCCCCGGCGACAGCGCGGACGCCGCCGCCGAGATGCTCGACTACTTCGCCCGGCTGGTCGAGCGGCGCCGGGCCGACCCGGGCGAGGACACGATCTCGCAGCTGACCCGCGCGGGCGACGACGTCAGCGTGCTGCGCGTCCTCGGGTTCGCCTTCACGATGGTGGCCGGGGGCAACGACACGACGACGGGGCTGCTCGGCGTGAGCCTCCAGCTCCTGGCGGAGCACCCCGGGCAACGACGGCTCCTCGTGGAGCACCCGGACCTCGTGCCCGACGCCGTGGAGGAGCTGCTGCGCCTCGCCAGCCCCGTGCAGGGGCTGGCCCGGACGACGACGCGCGCGGTCGACCTCGACGGCGGCTGCCTGCCCGCCGGCGCTCGCGTGCTCCTGCTGTACGCCGCCGCCAACCGCGACCCGCGCGAGTACGGCGCCGACGCCGACGAGCTCGACGTCCGGCGCCGGCCGCGCCGGATCCTCACGTTCAGCCACGGCGCGCACCACTGCCTCGGCGCGGCCGCGGCCCGGCTGTCCGCGCGGGTGGTGCTCGAGGAGCTGCTGGCCCGGATGCCCGACTTCAGCGTCGACGCGGCCGCCGGGACGTTCGCCGAGGGGCACTACGTCCGGCGCTACGCGTCGCTGCCGTTCGAGGCCGGTCAGCCCTCGCCGTCGATGAGGTAGGTCCCGGTGTCCGCGTCGTAGGTCAGCTGCAGGCTGACCTGGTCCTCGGTCGTGGAGCCGTCCGTCTTCGTGTAGGTCACGCCGTAGCTGACCGTGAGCGTCTTCGGGTTGGCCTGCACCGTGCCGACCGAGGCGCTGGCGATGGTGCTCCAGAAGCCGTCGTAGCCCGCGTAGCCCCTGCTGGCGGCCTGGAAGGACGGCGTCAGCATCTCGAAGGCGGTGCGCCGGTCGGTGGGCGCCGTCGCCAGGTAGTTCGTGATGAACTCCTGCATC includes these proteins:
- a CDS encoding cytochrome P450 encodes the protein MSAAEPLFSPRSGESWRDPWASYAALRERDPVHRVGDGDLWVLSRFTDVYDAARDTTTYSSARGLTMTDGEAELALVSDFRPMVMLDPPDHTAFRRLVARGFTPRQVGELEPQVRAFVVERLEQVRRQGAADIVAALLKPLPSMVVAHYLGVPSADRPRFDGWTDAIVAATSAGSPGDSADAAAEMLDYFARLVERRRADPGEDTISQLTRAGDDVSVLRVLGFAFTMVAGGNDTTTGLLGVSLQLLAEHPGQRRLLVEHPDLVPDAVEELLRLASPVQGLARTTTRAVDLDGGCLPAGARVLLLYAAANRDPREYGADADELDVRRRPRRILTFSHGAHHCLGAAAARLSARVVLEELLARMPDFSVDAAAGTFAEGHYVRRYASLPFEAGQPSPSMR